Genomic segment of Apium graveolens cultivar Ventura unplaced genomic scaffold, ASM990537v1 ctg2964, whole genome shotgun sequence:
GATTACATGAAAATTTTGGAATACACCCTATGAAACCCAATCAAAGTCCTGGATTGATCTAATTAAATGTTTTGTGGAGAATAAAAAAAACCAAACATAATATAACTAGCACATATATCATACATAAATAAAACTCCACGACATTATCACACACATACAGAGTAAGTTCAATTTAGAACGACCTTAATATTAGGACTTCATAACTAATTTATATTATTCTACAGAATCTAATATTTTTTCATCAAATACATAATATATTACATACAGAAACTTTATTTGCATTATTATTTTTTAGCATTTTACGAGTGAATTACAATTGTGCAAGGCAAAACCACAATTAATTCTTTAAAATTGTATTATATAATCTAGGAAAAAACAGTGTATACTACAAAAGAAAAACACATTCTATGATTCACAAAAAGAAAAACCAAGTTCTAATTTCATCCTGATCCAATATGTGACCTAGACACGCACATATTAGTGTAAGCATTGTATAATCTGATGATTAATTAGATTATGGCATATGGACAAAATACGAATAATATACATTTGGATATTTAAGGACTGGACCAATGATGAGTTAACCCCGCCCCAAATGATGAGTTAACACCATCTCAGTATTTATCTTCGACTATTTTATCAGTGTTAATGGTTAAGTCAATAACCTTTGCTTTATGGGTAAGGTCAATTACAACATATTTAATCACTCACAAACGCACTTGTCTCCATTAAGACTCGAACCCTTGACCTCTTGTTACCAGAGATGAAGAAATTAATATTATCCAGACAATCTTTATAGTATCATTATAATTCGACTCAGCTTGACAATATAGTTGCATACTCATACAATAGAAGATAATGTGATGCTGTGCATCAAATCTTCTGCATATCATACCTCCAGCAAAGTTATAGTCAATATAATAAAAATCCAACATTTTCAGACATGTCAATCTTTCAGTCTTCACTTTGTGAATTGTGACTATATGGAACTCTCTCCTTTTCAAGTCTATGAAATTTCATCTCAGAACCAAATTAAGTTTGTCCGGATCAAGAATTGAGCATGGTACTATGCAACAAAAGTAGATACAATGTGGATAGATATAGTTACTCACAGTACTTAATTAGCTGCTCTTGAGTTAGATTTTCCAAGCGCTGCTTCAGAGCTTTGTTTTCCATACTCAGAATAAGATTTTGTTGATTAAGAAATTCGATTTCAGCAGATACTTCAGAGCCTTCTGCCTGTGTTTTTGTAACAAAGAGGTCATAAAACATTATTATCTGATAACATAACTAACCATAACATTGTCTTTGTTACACTTGCCTGCAATGCCTGTACATTCCTTTCCAGTTCAGCTATGTATTGCAGCTTTCTTACCCGAGAGCGTTGAGCAAATTGCCTGCAAGCATTAGATATCATATCAAACATTTCTCAAGCAACATCTTGCATTGTATAAAACTTAAACCTAGTTCAGATTTGAATGAGGAACTAAAATATGTTTGATGTGTCATCCTATGAGAAGAATATCTAAAGTTTTGATTGGTATCAATGTCTAATAGATCCTCGTGGAAGGGATTTTATTATCTGAGTGTAACTTGGAGCCTTTCTTGCACTACAAATTAAACTATAATTTAGAAGAAAAATCGTATAAGAAGTTACTACATAATAAATTTGCATACTATCTAGACACACATGGAAAAGCCCATGTTTCTCccaccaatatatatatatatatctactTTATTGAGAATTTCATGCATTATACATATTGTTGATGCTTACACTTTGCATTTCAACTGTAATGTATCTCATCATAGCCCACATGTTTAGAGAAAAACATATAATCTGAACTCTTTACTTGACAAGTGCTTTGAACAAATTAACTAAACTAGTACTGCTGCTTCCTGCACTCTGCAGCATGCTTTGAACTAAAAAGCAACTTAGACACATAAGCAAATACTGGTTATCCTTTAGGGCCTGCTTGATATATATCCATAGTTATTATgtacaaaataattttaaaataacttaAAATTCAGCGAGGAGATAAGATAATAAATCAGTACTTCAATGTTTTATATCTTGCTTAAACCTACATACTTCAGCCTACTCGAAGATATAGAATAATCATCTATAACTCCATTTAGAAATTAAAAAAACTGGTGTAAACATACTGTTTTGCACGCTTTGTGTCAGTTTCTGGTGAAGAAGTTTTAGCATAAGATGAATCCTTTCTCTCTAAAGAAGTTTTAGTATCATGCAGGCCAGATTCAGTTAGAACCAACTTTTCAGTGGCATTATTTAGAAACCGATTAGATTCATCAGAAGCACATGATGATACTGAATGACGAGGAACAAAATTGTCCTTGGCATGAAAAAGCCCACTTGGATGTGACATAACGTTTGAAGGAGAATCCCATGCCCGGTTCTTATATTTTCCGAAAGAGTTTGGCTTCGCATAAGCATTGTGTGCATCTTTGCAATAATCAAGCTCTTGTGATTTCCAAGAATGAAGGGACGAGATGCTTCTTGATCTATACTCATCGTGAGCTGCATAGTCCAAGTTAGCAGCATTAGCTGCATCCACGTATGCAAAAGAGTCGCTAGATGAGCGCCGATGACCTCTACCAACAGGCATTGCAGGCTCACTAAGAAGATCATCCAACCAAGAAGGTTGGTCCTCTATCAAAACACTTTCAGAAGAAGTGCGCTGGTGTTGTGAGCTGACATCTCTCGGCTTTGGAAAAGCTTTAGCTCCAATAGCAGGAAGAGGGACATAATCCACATATGACGGGGAAATACTAGGGAACGGACTTTTAGGGGGCAGTAAAGAATGCTTGCCATTGTGCATCATACTTCTGAAGCTCGATGGCCCTTCTGAATTTGCCATTTGCCCACACAGAGAGGGTTCCTAGTGAACTATACAAAAAAGATTGTAGTGTTACAATATGAAACCAAATTTATGAACTGTACTTAAAAGTTAAAACCAATTTATATATACTGGACATCAGAAATATAAGAACAGAAAAAGAGTTCCGAAACGCGATCCTGAGATATGGAATGTCTTATCTTACAATTCATCACAATATTAACCAGCAAAGGGAAAACTTAATACATAAATATAAACCTCTAAAAAAGGTAGACCATGCGACTCCCTGTGGATACAGTGTTCGCAAAGAATTATTATACAATTCATCAGAAAGTTGCAGTCATTTCAGATACATATTCAATTTAAGAAAGGATTCCACATTTTCTTTTGATCCGTACAGACCAAATACATCAATGGAATAGCTTTAATTACATTACAGAAATATAAATATACATCTTCAGTAGAATATATATGATAGAACATGCAATAAAACTTTTGCAGTGAATGCAAGTGATACCGGAGAACAGATATAACCCGCCGTAATTGCATCTGAGGATAAAAACCAAGAACTAAAGAACTACCAACAGCAACAGAAAAGATATTAAGAAGTTTAGATAAGCCCTAAATCCTCGAGTAATCGGGAAGATGAATCAATCAATCATTTTACTCCTAATTTACCAAATCTTCTACCTTTGTCCCAAATCACTAATCACCATACACAAGATAACACTTTCGACAGTCTATTCACTTCCATACTCACATTTTTTCTTTAGTTCAATTATTTATACCTAATTTGTCGAATTAGTTCAAAATCAATAATGATCATCAAAAACAAAACACTTTCGACGTCGTATTCGCTCACCATACAcatattttcttaaataataaaattaaatgtACAAACATACAATTATAGACAAACATATATAGAGAGAGAAATATTGTATGCAATTGAAGTAAGAGTACAAAGCAATCAAAAAAAAGTGAAGCAGAttcaattaaaaaaaataaaaaaagaccTAAGCTGGCCTTACAAAATAATGATTTAAGGCTTGGATCTTTGAATTCAATGGCTTATTTTCTATCTTCAAGGGGTTGGTTTCTTCACCTGCTTTGTCTCTCTAAAACACTTTCTCATTCGCCCAACCCAAGATTGATGTTTTCTTACCCCTTTTATATCCCTTTTGATTGTTCCATATTGTACAAAAGGATATATTTCATATATTATTTGGTAAGAAGAGTTTGTCTTTTTTAACAATTAAAAAGATTGTAAGTGCGCTAAGTTTTTTCATAGTTTTACTAGAGAAGGTATCTACCAACATTCATAGTTTGTTTCGGTTAAATACTGGAATAGGACATTTCTTATAATATAACTGTAGCAGCATTATGATAGCATACTATCCACACACACggtaataataaataaaataccATTCTACTTTTAACGTATTTGGACTTAAAATATGGACACCCATTTACTCAAGACAAGTAGATCGCGTCATAGTAAGTATTAGGTAGTAATTTGTGTACCTAAAAGGTCAACATGAAATTTTCGTATTGTTTTCGGATCATGTTGTTATGATTGCTGGGTCTAAAAGATACGATAAAACTATTGCAGCAAATTCAATTGTACCAACAACTGCATGTGAGGGTAAAATATTATAACAAATTAAGAATTTTCATAAGATTTATAACACCAAAGAGAGTGAAAAGTTAAATAGGTTACCTACAAGGCTACAACGAATATGCAacaattatcaaaataattattgGTAACCTATATAATGATAATCTAAATCTAGTATCATTCCGTACAGTAAATAAGGAATGTTATTCATATTTTGAGGAAACAGaaacagcttcaaccttcaacAACTAAATAAATCACTAACAACAAAATTAAAAAACTTGCCTACTAATTTTACTTGTTTTAACCGTGTAAAACAAACATTATAATAATCTTACAATAATTACGATGGTTAATCATTTCCTACCGTACATTTTACTCGTATTCACGAAATCTTCTACCTTTGCCCTGAATCACTAACCATCATCCACAATAAAACACTCTCGTCTCTCCACATTCTATTCTCTTTCGTACTCGTATTCTTTCTTCAATTCAATTGTTTTCACTTTCGATAAATAATCTTCTACTTAATTCAAAATAATGATCATCTAAAGCAAACACTTTCGACATTGcattactttcaacattttatAGAAAAAACAACAAAAAAATTAAGAAATTACATAGAGATACAGTAAACATATTGAAGTAAGAGTATAAGGCAATCAAGAAAGAGAGAAGCAGagttaattaaattaaaattaaataaataaatagatagaTATAAGCTGACCTTGTAAATATAATGATTTAGAGTTTGGATCTTTGATATCTTCTTCTAGGGTTCTGTTTCTTTACCTGCtttcgctctctctctctctctctcaaaaactctctctctctctccctgtCTCCAGCTTAGAATGAGATGTTTTCATGCCCTTTTATATCTCTTTTGATTGTTATTGTAGAACATAATTACCGGAAAAAAGAATTGCATTTTGCACCCCTTATATTTGCTTAAAACTCAATTTTGTATACCTGTTTTCATAAATTATAGATTGCATCCCCTACTTTGAAATCCGCTTCAACATGTACCCTTTTTGCCTATTTTTTTAGCTTTAATTGCTATCTCCAACAATATATCTCATCTTTtttcttgaataataaattatatatgttGTTGAAGACAATAATTTGGAcaaaaaaattaacaaaatttGGCAAAAAGGGTGCAACTTGAAGCGAATTTGAAAGTAGAGAATGCAAACTGCAATTTATGAAAATAGGTATACAAAATTGATTTTTGGCCAAATATAAGGGTGCAAAATGCAATTCTCTCTTATGGTAACTATACCTTCATTTATTATGATGTTCTAAcaaaaaatttgaatttattGTTTTTTAGGGTTTTATGAAAAATACTCAAATGCAAaaaaaaattgtataaaaaaattagttttaaaaaaattgtaaaaatattttttaatttataaaaatactatttttttaattttttttgcaaaaatacggtttTCGGCAACTATATTTAACTAGATGCAAATTTCGACTAATTTCTTCAACTACATCCAATCTCGTACAACCTAAAATGCAAACAAAAATATTTGATTCAACTAGTTGTATGTGCTTGATTTTTGTTTATTTTGGTTGATaccgtatttttgcaaaataaTCAGAACATATTAAAATCgcaaaaaaaaattagaaaagttagtatttttataatttctcttttttattaatttttacaATATAGATTGGGATTTTAAAATTCAATTTACTGCTTTATTTTTACGATAAATTAAACAAATCAAGTTCGGGCCGTTAGCGAGTTTTATCGAGTTTTCGAGCTTTTACGATAAATTTAGAAATCTACCGCTAAAAATACATTGGATACTCGTGTAACTCCAATAAGTATGTACGCAGGGGCGTTTTTCTCAATTATATATAACAGGATATTTTGTCGGTAAGTGCAGATAAGATTAGGacttataaattatatttacaacAGTAACTTAACTTAACAGAGTTATTGATGTATCGACTAGTCAAAAGATTAATCAAAGTAAAATTGAGATATCACATTTCAATAATactaataatatttaatatatatcaGTATGAAGGtcttatttattaaaaaatatattttcattgtaatttataatataaatttgaatttaagtATGTATCTTTCATTCAAGTTATTGGTCATTACGTATAAATATTATTATGTAAATATTACATCTTATATATAATTAACGTAATTGAGTTAATGTAATTTGATGGTTAACTACAAAATAATCATTTGAGAAGTTCAATTGTTACGTGAAGAAATTAAAATTTACTTATGAAAGTTAATAGTAAGAGTTCAGATAAATAGAAATattgaataattttattttaaactTCTACTagatataataaaaatataatataagaaaaattagaaaactaatttataaaactaattttacTAGATAATTGGGAGGCATAAactaataattttttaaaaacagATAAAAAGTAATCGAGTTCGAGTTTATCGAGTctaattcaaaaaaaatttaaaaaatagtCGAGTTCTAGTTTATCGAATCGAGTTTAAAAAACTCGACTCAAATTTTTTATCGAGACCAAAATGTGTTCAAGTTTGAGTCGAGACCATTTAATCGAGTTGAGTTCAAGTCGGCTCATTTTGAATTACACCCCCACAAAGACTAAATTACCAATGTTTTTAATATCTATATAAAAGATGTggtttgtgggaatcgaactcaagttatttcattcaaTTATACAGGctcttaccactacaccatattgtcacatttgctttttatcatacacataatatgtaagtgtgttaaatgaatattttatttaactttaaagatacttacttgaattccgcaaaaaaaagaATCATTtgttgaatatttgtacagttaattttaaaaaattgaatccagatataaaattaggcatagtacaAAATGAATTAtcatcttatttattaatcattttttagtttgaaaatatatctcatatatttttaacatattttttattataaaaagtaattaaaatgtacatatattatttttaaaaaatattgaaaatagaatcgcttatatataaataatctatattggtattacatatttagataagttcgaattataatgagtcagtACATTTTATAACTTGGCccattattcaaaaatactcgaaatttgactacatgacccggccgaaaaacatcgtcacattttgcgtttagtttatttaaattacaagctcagcgagaatatcttaccaataatgtgatttttttaatatcttatgttaatataaattaatgtgtttgagcTCTTTATAGAATCAAGACacttgattatttatattaaaattactaacttcactgataacgtattattatttttgggatttgtccaaactttaagaatatttgaaatttgaaatgatatctcactagatttgttaaaactatgatgctatattaaatcgatttatttttcatttttcacttttaaaaaactaactttttaaaaagaattcttttagatcaacaatattcattgatcaagataatattgtacaaatattttaaattattttaaaattttgaattatccaaataaaagttatatctatactatattgtagcatttgattcaatacattttatattatttaaggaaaaaaacatatattgttcaataatttgaaggaattaaccagttcaacagatatttataaaactttatcgaactggaaatttttaattttagaagaacagtataaaatgttatcaaattattatatgaagaaatattagagtcgtaatgaaaaaAACTTAAAAccggtttaaataacgatataaatacaatttttctttcgaatttttgaaaaaaatcatgaatatgaATAATAAGTTTTAAAACATATAATTCATTTTCATGTTACAACTATGATTGATACCCGATTGCATAAAAAATAGATATGAATTGTTTGtgagtgataatgtgaataccttatataaattatagcaatttatttattacataattttaatttttgaataattataaatgcatgttatttaacTAATCAATTATCTCGCTAGAttttaataatgattatacatgaacataaatcagatatttagcatataaaatatttgaaaccattataatttactaagagatgtaacatacaataatttaaaTGCTAACACACACGTACagataacttaatcttactttatTAACAGTGGTGtgaataaaaaactaacattttcccatacatacatacgttgaatttcaaaaactaatatttttcattaaaatcaacttcaatattaacaataatgtaaattttacattattgtatattatgattgaaAGTTATTCTCACTTCAGTTatgtattttttatctttttaaattaaGTAAGTCAATTGTAAATTAGTggtgaactcagtaataatataagtaataatatagagcagtacatatagtttatttaaataaaattcaagattttggtcagTCAAGTTGACTAATCCGGTATATTTTTCACGTTCATAGGAGTGTGTCTATGTTTCTGCTTTACGAAAACTCTGTATTCAACATTTAATTTGtagttttttatttgtaaacatactaacggcatTATACATATTAAATTTAATCttttcattttaaacgtacaATTACTATcatgtttatattcattcattaaatataaaataatagtaatataataatagttgaggggaTATTCACTCCTAAAAATGAGTAAGCATTCGAAGCTATTAATGTTATAGAGGGGGACATGGagcttgttggagagaaattttatATCCATTTTTTCAAAATTTGATTCAAGAGCCTGTATAAAGatattgttggagttgctctacaaacattataattgtataatatataaaaaaactctagaaaatgacccgtgcgAAATGACCCATGCCTCGCACGGATTATTATGCTACTAATTATAATACTTGACAGACACTGATGTCAGTGATATTATGCATGTCTTTGTAGTAGTATGCAAGTAGCAGTTATTTTCCCAAGTACTTGACTTCTTTACACAACATATATTTTGTGTTTCTTTGTTTTTCCTGAAGCAATTATTTTTGCTGAACTGTTCGGTGCACAAAAAAGTTAGATTGTTTAGGACCCAAGTCGCGTTGCATTGAGTAGTTGCTGACCTGTTGACTTGGGATTATTCTTCAAACATTGTCAATTAAGTACCAAATTATAAAGTAACCTCAACACAGGCCCCAAACTCCAGCTTGATGGTTCAAATTAATTCCAAGCCACATAAAGCGAAAGCACACAACAAAATATAACCTCTCACTCCAATATATATCATGGAAAAAGGACCAATTCTAATATGTATTGATGGACATTTAATGAACTATAGCACTTCTGAAGCAAAGAAACTTTAGTGGGCTACAGACTATGGTATATATTTGCAGTTCGATGTAATGACAAAGGTATATTGGATATATTAAGGAGCTTAAGATTTAAGACCCGAGTAACTTCTTCCATCTAGCATATCCAAGAATGATGAAGAAAATCAAAACACAGACAGCGGTCAAAACTCCAACGAATGTGCCGAAAATCCCATGCATGTCATATAATTGACAATTAATGTTCATTCCAAACATCCCAGCTACTAGAGTTTCCACAGCTATGGCAAACGATGCAATTGTTAATGTCAGCTGTAGTTGAATAAGTTCGTTTCGCTGATTGTCAAGCTGGATGTTTACGTAGTCCTCTGTGTCGTCAATGTACTCGCGAACCTGCAATTTTTCATACTGTAAATGATAAGGACGGTAGCCCGAATAAATATTGTGACAGAGTCATGGTGTTAATCACATATAATACTGTCTCTTGAGCTCTTAGCAAATCAAGATACTTGGATACATCTAGAGGAGAGGGGTGAGTGCAGTGGTTGTCTTCAATCGCAATTAATGCTATTACTAGTATAACTTGCCTTTGTTCCCTAACCACTGCATTGGTATTTACAATCATAATATTTAGGTTTTGCC
This window contains:
- the LOC141700848 gene encoding uncharacterized protein At4g06598-like; its protein translation is MANSEGPSSFRSMMHNGKHSLLPPKSPFPSISPSYVDYVPLPAIGAKAFPKPRDVSSQHQRTSSESVLIEDQPSWLDDLLSEPAMPVGRGHRRSSSDSFAYVDAANAANLDYAAHDEYRSRSISSLHSWKSQELDYCKDAHNAYAKPNSFGKYKNRAWDSPSNVMSHPSGLFHAKDNFVPRHSVSSCASDESNRFLNNATEKLVLTESGLHDTKTSLERKDSSYAKTSSPETDTKRAKQQFAQRSRVRKLQYIAELERNVQALQAKGSEVSAEIEFLNQQNLILSMENKALKQRLENLTQEQLIKYLEHEVLEREIGRLRTLYQQHQQPSLGHRRAKSRDLDSQFASLSLKHKDSSPGTDAISGPLHS